One window from the genome of Pseudomonas fluorescens encodes:
- a CDS encoding NAD(P)/FAD-dependent oxidoreductase produces MSAAIGVAKAGLKVIVLDMQPTPGGQIFRALESNLLARPSTDKLLNALGPTYLAGQALIEEFRSVAAIDYRPETTVWELRAEATVGWLRGNSAGYLRARQVVVANGAMERPMPFPGWTLPGVMTAGAVQTLLKAGRLQPDGRVVLVGTGPLILLLAEQLRRLGVRPSLIGRTDTIRDKLAAVGSIRLSAMAPLAKGFGWLSRLKLAGITMRTGVSDLKAYGRDKVESVSLSVAGRTIELPCDLLVVHDGIVPATDVAQCAGLAMEWLHDDTSWKPKTTEDGRAELAAGPSLTERPCAIWISGDARRIGGADAAIAHGRQVASCIVAELLGVNLRSELVKGASHVARTLSARPFIDKAFPRGIAAQLPEDSTIVCRCEELTAGDIRSAIHNGATDMNHLRGIMRCGMGPCQGRSCAVTVARLLAEDSGTASPSPFRARPPLRPLPLVALANLTGVDPDLAQIVSLEDKPVDGVEVHAHE; encoded by the coding sequence ATGTCCGCTGCAATCGGAGTCGCTAAAGCTGGCCTGAAGGTCATTGTGCTCGACATGCAGCCAACGCCTGGAGGGCAGATTTTTCGCGCTCTCGAATCCAATCTTCTCGCCCGCCCATCGACTGACAAGCTGCTGAATGCCTTGGGTCCTACCTATCTCGCAGGACAAGCGCTGATAGAGGAGTTCCGCTCCGTAGCTGCCATCGATTACCGACCCGAAACAACGGTGTGGGAGCTTCGCGCGGAGGCAACTGTAGGATGGCTACGCGGTAACTCTGCCGGGTATCTGCGGGCGCGACAAGTAGTCGTAGCCAATGGCGCCATGGAACGCCCGATGCCGTTTCCAGGTTGGACCTTGCCAGGCGTAATGACGGCAGGCGCCGTACAAACGTTGCTCAAGGCTGGGCGGTTACAGCCAGATGGCCGAGTGGTATTGGTCGGAACTGGCCCACTCATTTTGCTGTTGGCCGAGCAACTGCGCAGGCTTGGCGTCAGACCTAGTTTGATTGGTCGTACCGACACGATACGCGACAAGCTCGCTGCGGTTGGCTCGATCAGACTCAGTGCCATGGCTCCTCTCGCCAAAGGGTTTGGATGGCTCTCTCGCCTCAAGCTCGCTGGTATCACCATGCGCACAGGGGTATCTGATCTCAAGGCCTACGGACGTGACAAAGTTGAATCGGTCAGCCTGTCTGTCGCCGGGCGCACTATTGAACTGCCTTGTGATCTTTTGGTGGTACACGATGGCATCGTACCCGCGACCGACGTTGCCCAGTGCGCTGGGCTGGCGATGGAATGGCTACACGATGACACGAGCTGGAAACCTAAAACGACTGAAGATGGTCGAGCAGAGTTAGCCGCGGGCCCTTCGCTGACGGAACGTCCCTGTGCCATCTGGATTTCCGGTGACGCTCGACGCATTGGAGGAGCCGACGCGGCAATCGCCCATGGACGACAGGTTGCTTCCTGCATCGTGGCCGAGCTTCTTGGAGTAAACCTAAGAAGTGAGCTGGTTAAAGGGGCTTCTCACGTCGCTCGGACACTCTCCGCTCGCCCATTCATTGATAAAGCCTTTCCTCGCGGTATCGCCGCGCAACTTCCTGAAGACTCCACGATAGTCTGCCGCTGTGAAGAGTTGACCGCCGGTGATATTCGGTCAGCGATTCATAACGGTGCTACTGACATGAACCATCTGCGGGGCATCATGCGTTGTGGGATGGGACCATGCCAGGGACGTAGTTGCGCAGTGACCGTCGCCCGCCTCCTGGCTGAAGATTCCGGTACTGCCTCCCCAAGCCCTTTCAGGGCTCGTCCCCCTCTGCGCCCTCTGCCCCTTGTCGCACTGGCAAATCTCACAGGTGTGGATCCCGATCTAGCGCAAATCGTCTCCTTGGAAGATAAGCCTGTCGACGGAGTTGAGGTGCACGCCCATGAATAA
- a CDS encoding helix-turn-helix domain-containing protein, whose amino-acid sequence MPLLPPDTAEQTTLTLEVVLRYHMAWKRRDLEAILALYHPQVQYNDFFQNRSMGLTELRAYITSTLPRHPDEYLEHNDRIRADGCTAFIQYQTALKGSGERVVFRTSEAITVCDGLILRINEYASLVRDSEPQTGRHAPAISKLGLSARQLTFMARDLADYFTRQQPFLDPDLDLARIASATGYSRNQLSYLLNQVLGQSFYRYVTQARLAYLLERLVHHGENAPIDALAASAGFNSTSAFYKAFRSHTGCTPKAWLKANCARARR is encoded by the coding sequence ATGCCTCTCCTTCCGCCAGATACCGCCGAACAGACAACGCTGACCCTGGAAGTGGTGCTGCGTTACCACATGGCATGGAAACGCCGTGACTTGGAGGCGATTCTCGCGTTGTATCACCCGCAAGTGCAGTACAACGATTTCTTCCAGAACCGCAGCATGGGCCTGACCGAGTTGCGCGCTTACATCACCAGCACGTTACCGCGCCATCCCGACGAGTATCTTGAACACAACGACCGCATCCGTGCAGATGGCTGTACCGCATTCATCCAGTACCAGACAGCGCTCAAAGGCAGTGGCGAGCGGGTGGTTTTTCGCACCAGTGAAGCCATCACGGTATGTGATGGCCTGATCCTTCGTATAAACGAATATGCCTCACTGGTGCGCGACAGCGAGCCCCAGACTGGGCGCCACGCGCCCGCCATCAGTAAACTGGGGCTCTCGGCGCGTCAGCTGACGTTCATGGCGCGAGACTTGGCCGACTATTTTACGCGCCAGCAGCCCTTCCTCGACCCGGATCTGGACCTTGCACGGATTGCCAGCGCCACCGGGTACAGTCGCAATCAGCTGTCTTACCTGCTGAATCAAGTGCTGGGACAAAGCTTCTATCGCTACGTGACCCAAGCACGGTTGGCCTACCTGCTTGAGCGCCTGGTCCATCACGGTGAAAACGCGCCCATCGATGCCCTTGCGGCGAGTGCCGGATTCAATTCCACCTCGGCGTTCTACAAGGCCTTCCGCAGTCATACCGGCTGCACACCCAAGGCGTGGTTGAAAGCCAATTGCGCGCGTGCCCGCAGATAA
- a CDS encoding NAD(P)/FAD-dependent oxidoreductase, with product MSGWGGVSLWMEQLGEALMPRPALYQDLQADVVIIGAGYSGLWAAYYLKQQAPHLNIVIVEAQIAGFGASGRNGGWLMGNLLGEDRLLGPLPAAQRHAGYQLLHAIPDEVARVCQLEGIDCELRKGGVLYCAARYPEQERRLREQLDAVRAQGLGEDDYRWLSPQALREQLNVAQAYGALYSPHCATIQPARLVRGLAEAVERMGVRIYEQSAVLDWKPGQVRTEHGRVSANWVVPAVEGYASTLPPLNKHQLAAQSLIVATEPLPADVWAEIGLTRGQAFSENSRQVTYGQRSRDDRLVFGARGGYRFGGRLRSDFNLTQAERALRQHLFSELFPILRNVRLTHAWGGNLGVARSFHPHMLADRRQRIALAGGYGGEGVGASNLGGRTVAALILGQDNELTRQPWVLDDRPLASLPRWEPEPLRWLGYNAIIQSFVHEDQVLANLHAPRWRRRMAEGLAGCMERLMKSKEPFA from the coding sequence ATGTCTGGCTGGGGTGGTGTGAGTTTGTGGATGGAGCAACTCGGCGAGGCGCTGATGCCGCGCCCGGCGTTGTATCAGGATCTGCAAGCAGACGTTGTGATTATCGGCGCCGGTTACAGTGGCCTCTGGGCGGCCTATTACCTTAAACAGCAAGCACCGCACCTGAACATCGTCATCGTTGAAGCACAGATTGCCGGCTTCGGCGCCTCCGGCCGCAATGGCGGCTGGTTGATGGGCAACCTGCTGGGCGAAGACCGGCTCCTGGGCCCTTTACCTGCCGCGCAACGCCACGCGGGCTACCAACTGCTGCATGCAATCCCCGACGAGGTGGCGCGGGTGTGCCAGCTCGAAGGCATCGATTGCGAACTGCGCAAAGGTGGCGTGCTGTACTGCGCGGCGCGTTATCCCGAGCAAGAACGGCGCCTGCGCGAACAGCTCGATGCTGTCCGTGCGCAAGGCCTGGGTGAAGACGACTACCGCTGGTTGAGCCCTCAGGCTTTGCGTGAACAGTTAAATGTGGCCCAGGCGTACGGCGCCCTGTACTCACCTCACTGCGCGACCATCCAGCCTGCACGGTTGGTACGGGGCCTGGCCGAAGCCGTCGAACGGATGGGTGTACGCATTTACGAGCAAAGCGCGGTACTCGACTGGAAGCCAGGCCAGGTCCGAACCGAGCACGGTCGGGTGAGCGCCAATTGGGTGGTGCCGGCGGTCGAAGGTTATGCCAGCACCCTGCCCCCGTTGAACAAACATCAACTGGCCGCGCAAAGCCTGATCGTCGCGACTGAGCCACTCCCGGCCGATGTATGGGCCGAAATCGGCCTGACCCGTGGCCAGGCGTTCAGCGAAAACAGCCGACAAGTCACCTACGGTCAGCGCAGCCGAGACGATCGCCTGGTGTTTGGCGCCCGCGGTGGATATCGCTTTGGCGGTCGCCTGCGCAGTGACTTCAACCTCACTCAGGCCGAACGAGCATTGCGGCAACACCTGTTTAGTGAACTCTTTCCGATCTTGCGCAATGTGCGCCTGACCCATGCCTGGGGCGGCAATCTGGGGGTTGCCCGGTCCTTTCACCCGCACATGCTCGCCGACCGTCGCCAACGGATCGCGCTGGCGGGTGGCTACGGGGGTGAAGGTGTAGGCGCCAGCAATCTGGGCGGCCGAACCGTGGCGGCGTTGATTCTTGGCCAGGACAACGAACTGACTCGCCAGCCCTGGGTGCTGGATGATCGGCCCCTGGCCTCGTTGCCACGATGGGAGCCTGAGCCTCTGCGCTGGCTGGGTTACAACGCCATTATCCAGAGCTTCGTTCACGAGGATCAGGTATTGGCCAACCTCCATGCGCCACGCTGGCGTCGCCGGATGGCTGAAGGCCTGGCCGGTTGCATGGAACGTCTGATGAAGTCCAAGGAGCCGTTTGCATGA
- a CDS encoding (2Fe-2S)-binding protein, protein MFIPVGAVEATITIYFNDQAITARTGETLAACLLRAEISAFRTTPVTGSARLPYCMIGHCFDCLVEINGIGNRQACLQIVEDGMRVTTQQGVASIEWGCDA, encoded by the coding sequence ATGTTTATCCCCGTGGGTGCCGTCGAGGCAACAATCACCATTTATTTTAATGACCAGGCGATCACCGCTCGCACAGGCGAAACGCTTGCGGCGTGTTTGTTGAGGGCTGAGATATCGGCATTTCGCACCACCCCTGTCACAGGTTCAGCTCGCCTGCCCTATTGCATGATCGGTCACTGTTTCGACTGTCTGGTCGAGATCAACGGCATTGGCAACCGGCAGGCCTGTCTCCAGATCGTTGAAGACGGCATGAGAGTCACCACCCAACAAGGTGTGGCATCAATTGAGTGGGGGTGTGATGCCTGA
- a CDS encoding polyamine ABC transporter substrate-binding protein, translating to MLKSIVPLLLIASTAQAADTVRIYNWSSYIAPDTLQNFTTQTGHQTQYDLYDSNEVLDAKLMAGHSGYDVVFPSNHFMARQITAGALKPLDRSKLPNWHNLNPTLMKVLEANDPGNRYGFPYLWGSTGIGYNVAKVKAVLGDVPIDSWDIVFKPENMKKLARCGVAMLDNGPEILPIALNYLGLPHHSKDKADYEKAQALLLKVRPYVSYFHNSKYTSDLATGDVCLVVGFSGDVMQAAARANEAGNGQQIAYAIPKEGSPMWFDMVAMPADAPNEGAGYEFLNYLLDPKVMAGISNHVHYANGNTAAEGLVDKAIRNDPMVYPPDSVMKKLFVLEAMPLENDRLRTRVWSRIKSGQ from the coding sequence ATGTTGAAGTCGATCGTTCCGTTACTGTTGATCGCGTCTACCGCTCAGGCAGCAGACACCGTCAGGATCTACAACTGGAGCAGCTACATCGCTCCAGATACCCTGCAAAACTTTACCACCCAGACCGGGCACCAGACTCAATATGACCTGTACGACAGCAACGAGGTGCTCGACGCCAAACTGATGGCCGGCCATTCAGGGTATGACGTGGTGTTTCCGTCCAACCACTTCATGGCCCGGCAGATCACGGCCGGCGCACTCAAACCGTTGGACCGCAGCAAGCTCCCGAACTGGCACAACCTCAACCCGACGCTGATGAAGGTCCTGGAGGCCAATGACCCTGGTAACCGCTACGGTTTTCCCTACCTGTGGGGCAGCACCGGCATCGGCTACAACGTGGCCAAGGTCAAGGCGGTCCTGGGCGATGTACCGATAGACTCGTGGGACATTGTGTTCAAGCCGGAAAACATGAAAAAACTCGCCCGATGCGGCGTGGCGATGCTCGACAATGGTCCCGAGATCCTCCCCATCGCCTTGAACTACCTTGGCCTGCCGCATCACAGCAAGGACAAGGCCGACTACGAGAAGGCGCAGGCCCTGCTACTCAAGGTGCGCCCCTATGTGAGTTACTTCCACAACTCCAAGTACACCAGTGACCTTGCGACGGGTGACGTGTGTCTGGTCGTGGGATTTTCCGGCGATGTGATGCAGGCCGCAGCGCGCGCCAATGAGGCCGGGAACGGCCAGCAGATTGCTTACGCCATCCCCAAGGAAGGCTCACCAATGTGGTTCGACATGGTCGCCATGCCCGCCGATGCGCCGAATGAAGGCGCCGGCTACGAATTTCTCAACTACCTGCTGGACCCCAAGGTGATGGCTGGCATCAGCAATCATGTGCACTATGCCAACGGCAACACCGCCGCCGAGGGGCTGGTCGACAAGGCCATCCGCAACGACCCGATGGTGTACCCGCCTGACAGCGTGATGAAAAAACTCTTTGTGCTGGAGGCCATGCCATTAGAGAACGACCGGCTGCGCACGCGGGTCTGGAGCCGGATTAAAAGCGGGCAATGA
- a CDS encoding transporter substrate-binding domain-containing protein, translated as MLKNRAWLALALMPMFVGIASAQALPSEIKVATEGAYPPWNYTNADGSLTGYEIELTHVLCERMKVKCTIVSQEWNGIIPGLTVGKYDAIIASMGVTAERKKVIAFSKSYAKAPNGFLTTSDNELKSLADAGNSYDLTDSPASAQAAIDALKAKLKGKVIGVQTGSTASNFVREYFKGLDIRDYPTFEQLALDLANGRLDIGVANVTTFKPVIEVNKGVLVATGPTFAGGVLGQGTTNIALRQGDEALRQAFDAAITAVNSDGTNKALTEKWFGTDISTKD; from the coding sequence ATGTTGAAAAACCGTGCGTGGCTCGCTTTGGCGCTAATGCCAATGTTTGTAGGTATAGCCAGTGCTCAGGCTTTGCCAAGCGAAATCAAAGTTGCAACAGAGGGCGCCTACCCTCCTTGGAATTATACGAATGCCGATGGCTCGCTGACCGGTTACGAGATCGAGCTGACCCACGTGTTATGCGAACGAATGAAGGTCAAGTGCACCATCGTCAGCCAAGAATGGAACGGAATTATTCCTGGCCTGACAGTTGGTAAATATGACGCGATTATCGCTTCGATGGGCGTTACTGCCGAACGCAAAAAGGTCATCGCGTTTTCTAAATCGTACGCCAAAGCACCTAATGGCTTTCTCACGACTTCAGACAATGAGCTGAAAAGCCTGGCAGATGCGGGCAATAGCTACGATCTGACTGACTCGCCAGCCAGCGCACAAGCTGCGATTGATGCGCTAAAAGCCAAACTCAAGGGCAAGGTAATCGGTGTCCAGACCGGGTCGACTGCGTCGAATTTTGTACGAGAGTACTTCAAAGGTTTGGACATTCGTGATTACCCGACATTTGAACAACTCGCGTTGGATTTGGCTAATGGCCGTCTGGATATCGGCGTAGCGAACGTCACGACCTTTAAGCCCGTCATAGAGGTAAACAAAGGCGTATTGGTTGCTACCGGGCCGACCTTCGCTGGCGGCGTCTTGGGCCAAGGGACGACCAACATAGCGCTGCGACAAGGCGACGAAGCCCTTCGTCAAGCATTTGATGCCGCCATCACCGCAGTCAACAGCGACGGCACCAACAAAGCGCTGACCGAGAAATGGTTCGGCACGGACATCTCGACAAAAGACTGA
- a CDS encoding ABC transporter ATP-binding protein, giving the protein MSVAVNESSARATAIATQGLRKSYGEIEVLKGIDFTAREGEVVSILGASGSGKSTFLRCLNLLELPSAGSLDVFGERVKLKQGASDAHIADRKQVDRLRTQVAMVFQNFCLWSHMTVLENLMEAPVHVQGRKKAEVRDEALSILERVGLTHRADAYPAQLSGGQQQRAAIARALVMKPRVLLFDEPTSALDPELVGEVLKVMRDLATEGRTMLIVTHEMAFARDVSNRILFLDQGRIEAQGQPQQLFAGGVNERFDQFVRRFNESAAH; this is encoded by the coding sequence ATGTCTGTTGCTGTTAACGAGTCATCGGCTCGCGCCACTGCTATCGCGACTCAGGGGCTGCGTAAAAGTTATGGTGAAATCGAAGTGTTGAAAGGTATCGATTTTACTGCTCGCGAAGGCGAAGTGGTTTCGATTCTTGGAGCCTCTGGATCGGGTAAGTCGACGTTCCTGCGCTGCCTTAATTTGCTGGAGCTTCCCTCCGCAGGATCACTTGATGTTTTTGGGGAGCGCGTAAAGCTGAAACAAGGCGCTTCGGACGCCCATATTGCTGACCGCAAACAAGTGGACCGTTTAAGAACCCAGGTCGCCATGGTCTTCCAGAACTTCTGCTTGTGGAGTCATATGACCGTTCTGGAAAATCTGATGGAAGCCCCTGTTCATGTCCAAGGGCGAAAAAAGGCTGAGGTCCGTGACGAAGCGCTGTCGATTCTGGAGCGCGTTGGCCTGACACATCGAGCCGATGCATACCCAGCACAGCTATCGGGTGGGCAGCAGCAACGAGCGGCCATTGCACGCGCTCTGGTGATGAAGCCTCGCGTGCTGCTGTTCGATGAACCGACGTCAGCTTTGGACCCGGAACTGGTGGGTGAGGTGCTCAAGGTCATGCGCGATCTCGCGACTGAAGGTCGAACAATGTTGATCGTCACGCACGAGATGGCTTTTGCCCGCGATGTTTCTAATCGGATTCTGTTCCTTGACCAAGGGCGCATCGAAGCCCAAGGGCAGCCCCAGCAACTTTTTGCAGGAGGGGTCAATGAACGGTTCGATCAGTTTGTTCGCCGCTTCAACGAAAGCGCAGCTCATTGA
- a CDS encoding ABC transporter permease, translating to MTLSIFELIGFGPHGWGLPLLTAASITLAAAVSGFALGSLLGVIGAALKLSRSRTLRAAGTFYTTVFRGIPEILIVYLFYFGGSVAFTKVMNMSGFPGFFSLPAFAIGVLAVGIVSGAYQTEAYRAGFLRLDRGQIEAGLSCGMSDFLLLRRIIAPQALRFALPALGNVWQSVLKETALLSVIGLTELLRQSITAAGSTREPLLFYGVAAAMFFIIGRLTGSLLSRTEKRLARPWSR from the coding sequence ATGACGCTGAGTATTTTTGAATTGATTGGGTTCGGCCCCCATGGGTGGGGTTTGCCATTACTGACTGCCGCTAGCATCACCCTAGCGGCTGCTGTTAGCGGATTCGCCCTCGGCAGTTTGCTAGGGGTCATCGGTGCCGCATTGAAACTTTCGAGAAGCAGGACTCTGCGTGCTGCGGGTACGTTTTATACGACAGTTTTTCGCGGCATCCCGGAGATCCTCATCGTTTACCTCTTTTATTTTGGCGGCAGCGTAGCGTTCACCAAAGTCATGAACATGAGTGGGTTCCCTGGCTTTTTCTCCCTACCGGCATTTGCCATCGGCGTATTGGCGGTGGGAATAGTATCCGGCGCTTATCAGACCGAAGCTTATCGCGCAGGTTTTCTTCGACTTGATCGCGGACAGATAGAAGCGGGGTTGTCGTGTGGTATGTCCGACTTCTTGCTGCTGCGCCGAATCATCGCCCCTCAAGCTTTGCGTTTCGCATTGCCTGCATTGGGGAACGTCTGGCAGTCGGTATTGAAGGAGACCGCTCTGCTATCGGTAATTGGTCTGACCGAGTTACTTCGCCAATCAATTACTGCTGCTGGGTCAACACGTGAACCGTTGCTGTTTTACGGCGTGGCAGCTGCGATGTTCTTCATCATTGGCCGTTTAACTGGATCACTGCTGAGCCGCACGGAAAAACGTCTTGCCAGACCGTGGAGTCGTTGA
- a CDS encoding ABC transporter permease, producing the protein MMDWNFLTDVFQQLLTGLPLTLQLSAMALAVGFALSILVAAAAGSSFRLFRWIGNAHIELFRGTPLLVQIFLIYYGLGQIPGLRQSFLWPFLREPYWCAVLALALNTSAYTAEIIRGALQAVPLGEIEAGRSCGMSGLLLRRRVVWPIAVRQGLAVYGSEVILMLKATSLASIITLTEVTRIAYKLISSSYRVMEVFAVTGALYLTLTFLISLAFSVIESRLNKHLAYRRN; encoded by the coding sequence ATGATGGATTGGAATTTTCTAACGGATGTATTTCAGCAGTTACTGACAGGCTTACCGCTGACTCTTCAGCTTTCGGCAATGGCGCTTGCAGTGGGCTTTGCGTTGTCGATCCTGGTGGCGGCTGCGGCAGGGAGCAGCTTTCGGCTGTTTCGGTGGATAGGCAATGCCCACATCGAACTATTCCGAGGAACCCCGTTGTTAGTGCAGATCTTTTTGATCTATTACGGGTTAGGTCAGATTCCTGGTTTGCGTCAGTCGTTTCTCTGGCCTTTTTTGCGTGAACCCTATTGGTGTGCGGTTTTGGCGCTTGCGCTCAACACTTCGGCATATACAGCAGAGATCATCCGTGGGGCATTGCAGGCTGTTCCCCTTGGAGAGATCGAAGCTGGCCGGTCCTGTGGGATGTCCGGGCTGTTGCTGCGGCGCAGGGTCGTATGGCCAATCGCGGTTCGCCAAGGGCTTGCGGTTTACGGCAGTGAGGTGATTCTCATGCTCAAAGCCACATCGCTCGCGAGCATCATCACTCTGACAGAGGTGACCAGGATTGCTTACAAGCTGATCTCCTCCTCCTACCGCGTCATGGAAGTGTTCGCCGTCACGGGAGCGCTCTATCTGACGCTGACCTTCCTCATCAGTCTGGCGTTTTCGGTCATCGAGAGCCGGCTCAATAAACATCTTGCCTATCGCCGCAATTAA
- a CDS encoding NAD(P)/FAD-dependent oxidoreductase, producing MNKRTDDVLIIGGGLQGCSIGLFLARSGWKVTLIDKGLPGRHASGVNAGGLRLLMRDVREYPLSIRAMEMWKDLGSIVGHEQTLACEVQLGSSQIALALDDAEMKWVRDRHQKMMRRGYTSEEFIDAHELHQMLPGLADSALGGLISRGDGHANPASASQAFRRAAETAGVVIHERCAVKALDQCSSGRWAARTERGLIEANWVINCAGAWGSQVAASLGDELPMRVLALSMMVTARVKPFIEPVVIGIDRPLSFKQSAVGSLVIGGGISGKPCLDDGTSFTVMDRMASSAAATLEAFPVLAGVPVLRTWTGLEGATPDGVPYIGPSATHKGLWHVFGFCGHGFQLAPAVGETVAHSLISGSVHPLIEPFSTTRFTSSPSAQLQGQKQ from the coding sequence ATGAATAAGCGAACAGATGACGTTCTGATCATCGGTGGTGGACTGCAAGGGTGCTCAATTGGTTTGTTCCTTGCCCGGTCGGGTTGGAAAGTGACCCTCATAGATAAGGGCTTACCGGGTCGCCATGCTTCAGGTGTCAACGCGGGCGGACTTCGCCTTTTGATGAGAGATGTTCGGGAATACCCGCTTTCCATTCGTGCCATGGAGATGTGGAAGGATCTCGGAAGCATCGTTGGGCATGAGCAAACACTAGCCTGCGAGGTGCAACTCGGCTCTTCCCAGATTGCTCTTGCGCTCGACGATGCGGAGATGAAATGGGTGCGTGACCGGCATCAAAAAATGATGCGTCGGGGCTACACCAGCGAAGAGTTCATAGACGCTCATGAACTGCATCAGATGCTTCCTGGCTTAGCCGACTCCGCATTGGGAGGCCTCATTTCCCGGGGTGATGGTCATGCCAATCCTGCCAGCGCTTCACAGGCGTTCCGGCGAGCGGCGGAAACAGCCGGGGTGGTGATCCATGAGAGATGTGCAGTCAAGGCGCTCGATCAATGTTCCAGTGGGCGCTGGGCGGCGCGAACCGAACGAGGACTCATTGAGGCCAATTGGGTTATCAACTGCGCAGGGGCTTGGGGTTCGCAAGTTGCGGCGTCATTGGGGGACGAGCTTCCCATGAGGGTGTTGGCGCTCAGCATGATGGTGACTGCTCGGGTAAAGCCATTTATCGAACCCGTGGTGATAGGCATTGATCGACCACTGTCATTCAAGCAAAGCGCGGTGGGGTCATTGGTCATCGGTGGCGGCATATCTGGCAAGCCCTGCCTGGACGACGGGACGTCCTTCACCGTCATGGATCGCATGGCATCCAGCGCCGCCGCGACGCTTGAGGCCTTTCCTGTATTGGCAGGTGTGCCCGTGCTTCGCACCTGGACAGGGCTCGAAGGAGCAACGCCGGACGGCGTCCCCTACATAGGGCCGAGTGCCACGCACAAAGGGCTATGGCACGTGTTTGGCTTCTGCGGGCACGGTTTCCAATTAGCACCGGCTGTAGGTGAAACCGTCGCTCATTCGTTGATCAGCGGTTCAGTCCACCCGCTGATCGAACCTTTCAGCACGACACGATTTACCTCTTCTCCCTCTGCGCAACTACAAGGCCAAAAACAATGA
- a CDS encoding cupin domain-containing protein encodes MKINHFRDTARLPLGEPGAVGVPLGEPLSQVATACVERDDGVEAGVWECTPGRWRRQIVQQEFCHFIQGRCTFTPDGGETLHIQAGDALMFPANTTGIWDVQETVRKSYVLIF; translated from the coding sequence ATGAAGATCAATCATTTTCGCGACACCGCCCGTTTGCCGCTCGGTGAGCCTGGCGCTGTTGGTGTACCGCTGGGCGAGCCGCTTTCACAGGTTGCCACGGCATGCGTCGAACGCGACGACGGCGTCGAGGCCGGCGTGTGGGAATGCACCCCCGGCCGCTGGCGGCGCCAGATCGTGCAACAGGAGTTCTGCCATTTCATTCAGGGGCGTTGCACCTTCACCCCGGACGGTGGCGAGACCCTACATATCCAGGCCGGCGACGCGTTGATGTTCCCTGCGAACACGACGGGAATCTGGGATGTACAAGAAACCGTTCGCAAGAGCTACGTGCTGATTTTCTGA